TGCCGATGACGTGGTGCTGATCGCCGGCAAGGGGCATGAGGCCGTTCAAATATTTGCGGATCGGACGATTCCGTTCGATGATCGAGACGTGGTTCGAGAAGTTGGACAGCAACTGGCGGAAGCGAGACGGTGAACATGACCAATCAGAACATGCAGACAGAGTGGCCGCTGATACGCGGAGCAGATCTGGCGGTCTGGACGGGTGGCGTCTGGGATGGGGGCGCGACGGATGTGCGGGGTGTGACGCAAAACGGGCGTCACATGATCCCCGGAGGCCTGTACGTCGCCCTGAAGGGCGATCACCATGACGGCCACGCCTATGTGCTCCAGGCGCAAAACGGGGGGGCTGCCGCAGCGCTGGTGCGCCACGACTGGCCTCGCGCCGAAGGTGTATCGCTACCGCTTCTGCGGGTGGCTGAGACGCGCAGCGCGCTCGGTCTGGCGGCGGCGGGACGCCGCCGCGCGCTCCACGCTTTTGTGCTGGGCATCACGGGGAGCGTCGGCAAAACCACCACCAAGGAACTCGCTGCTGCGGTCTTCTCCGGAGCCGGTCCCATACACGCCACGAGCGGCAATCTGAACAACGACATCGGGCTGCCGCTCACCCTTCTCGCCATGCCCGGCGAGGCGCGGGTCGGCGTGATCGAGGCGGGAACCAATCACCCCGGTGAAATCCCCTATCTCTGCCGGATACTGAAGCCGGATGCGGCGATCCTCACGGCTGTCGGGCCGGTGCATCTGGAGCACTTCGGGAGCGAGGCGGCGATCGCCGACGAAAAGGCGGCGCTGATTCGCAGCGTGCCCGAGCGGGGTTTTGCGGTGATTGACGCCGATGGCGCGCATGCCTCGTTTCTCCGGGCGCAGGCGGCCTGTCGGATCATCTCCGTGCGGATGGGTGACGGCGGCGAGGCCGACTATGCCGGCACGTGGGCAGATGCCGACGGCGGCGTGGTGAGGGTGTGCGAGCGGGCGAGCGGGGAGTCGCAAGTCCTGCGCAGCGGCCTGGCCGGCCGGCACAATGCCGTCAACCTGCTTCTGGCTGTGGCCGCCGGTCGCGCAACAGGACTGGCGTGGGAAGCGATCGAACGGGGGCTGGCGCACCTGTCGATGCCGGCGATGCGGTGGCAGCGAACCGAGGTGGATGGTCTGGTAAGCATCAACGATGCCTACAACGCCAATCCCCCCGCCATGCGATGCGCACTGGAGACCTTCGCCCGAATTGGGGCGGCAGCACGCCGGGTGGTGGTGCTGGGCGACATGCGCGAGCTGGGCGCAGCCTCCGAGCACTTTCACCGCGAGCTGGGAGGCTGCGTGGCCGCCGGGCCGTGGGATCTGCTGGTGGCTGTCGGCAAAGACGCGCGCTGGATCGCCGAAGCGGCGGTCGCGTCCGGGTTTCCCGCCGGGGCGGTCCGCCATTTTTCCGACACCGCCGCCGCCGTGCTCGGTATCCGGGATTTGCTCAAGCCCGGCGACACGCTGCTCTTCAAGGCATCACGCGGCATGGAACTCGAGCGGGTCGAGGCGGCGGCGCTCGCCGGGCGATCAGGGTGCGGGACGCATCGCGATTAGAACGCGAAGTTATCGGCCTCATCAGCCTGTCTTTCCGCGTAAATGTTGAAATCGAGCCGGCGCAGGGCTCCCAGCGGCAAGGTGATCTTTCCGAAATTCTCGCTTTGGCCCTTGACCTCGTCCTTTTCGATTCGCTCCAGTTGGAGGGTCAACAGGCCCTTATCGGCAAAAACCATCTGGACATCCTCCTTGTTCTTCCGTGCCCGCGCGGCGTTCTCGGTGGATGTCACGATCTCGACGACCCGCGCGAGCGGGATGTCGAGCGTGGCATAGGAGGTCTCAAATTTCACGGCGTCGCCGGAAATGGACTTGAGATGGCCGGAGACCTTGTCGTTGTTGATGAAGCGCAACAGATCATCCTTGACGACAGTCGAGCCAGTCTCGGCCAACTCGGGAGTCTTGCCATCCCAATCCGAAATCATAATGTTGCTGATCTTCAGATCACCGGAGGTGTTTGAGCGGAACGAGAGGCCATTGCCTTGGCCCGCGAATTCGGCCGTGTCCGTCCATTGGGTCAACAGACGACCGTTGAGCAGCAAGGTGATGGTTTTGGCGCTTTTGCTCACCAGCAGGTTAAACGTCGCACTCCGGCATTTGCCATTACTAAAGTCCGCAAACTCGACTTGCCGTTCGAGGTTCCTCGATCCGGAATTGCGAGAGAGACGCTGCATATAAATGGAGGATCCCGACACTTGGAGCATGTACCCGTTCCGATTTTCTTGAACGTTGTCTGTGTAGATCACACAGGAGAACTGCGGATAGGCGCTGCGCCAAGCCGCATCGAACCGAATGTCGGCGGTGTCGGGCATCTTCTCGATGATGCGGCCGATCGGATATTGTTGCGCGGCATACAGCGCGCCATCCTTGAAACGCCACTGCACCTGAGATCCGCTCGGGTATATCGTCCACTCGGATAGAGCGGTTGGCCCCTCGTAGACCCGTGTTGAAGCCCGGATGTTGGGTGCCATAGACTTGATCATCAGGCGGGCGATGGTGATCTTGCCCGCATACCACGTGTCCAGCACGA
This portion of the Lentisphaerota bacterium genome encodes:
- the murF gene encoding UDP-N-acetylmuramoyl-tripeptide--D-alanyl-D-alanine ligase, producing the protein MTNQNMQTEWPLIRGADLAVWTGGVWDGGATDVRGVTQNGRHMIPGGLYVALKGDHHDGHAYVLQAQNGGAAAALVRHDWPRAEGVSLPLLRVAETRSALGLAAAGRRRALHAFVLGITGSVGKTTTKELAAAVFSGAGPIHATSGNLNNDIGLPLTLLAMPGEARVGVIEAGTNHPGEIPYLCRILKPDAAILTAVGPVHLEHFGSEAAIADEKAALIRSVPERGFAVIDADGAHASFLRAQAACRIISVRMGDGGEADYAGTWADADGGVVRVCERASGESQVLRSGLAGRHNAVNLLLAVAAGRATGLAWEAIERGLAHLSMPAMRWQRTEVDGLVSINDAYNANPPAMRCALETFARIGAAARRVVVLGDMRELGAASEHFHRELGGCVAAGPWDLLVAVGKDARWIAEAAVASGFPAGAVRHFSDTAAAVLGIRDLLKPGDTLLFKASRGMELERVEAAALAGRSGCGTHRD